One Sphingobacteriales bacterium genomic window carries:
- a CDS encoding two pore domain potassium channel family protein, producing the protein MKEKKIHAHLSLYRYEFLLIALLLLIFDKIFFPDNLFYLEYVWPFNMLLIALACFGVFNETGKTLKIMRNILGFVSISMPFLFIIFGQNFQFLLFLTLFFIVYYIFIFVEVMRQITSYKEVRLNVIIGSFCGYLLLSMIALFSYLLIELLYPNSFHGISKAVAEIYNELSYFSFITLTSIGFGDIYPITDMSRLVVAFFGMVGQFYMVAVVGIIISKFTANAS; encoded by the coding sequence ATGAAAGAAAAAAAGATACACGCACATTTGAGCCTATATCGCTACGAATTTTTATTGATAGCTCTTTTATTATTGATATTTGATAAGATTTTTTTTCCGGATAATCTTTTTTATTTGGAATATGTATGGCCTTTCAATATGCTGCTGATTGCGCTGGCTTGTTTTGGTGTTTTTAACGAAACGGGAAAAACGCTCAAAATTATGCGCAATATTTTAGGGTTCGTGAGCATTTCTATGCCGTTTTTGTTTATTATTTTTGGTCAGAATTTTCAGTTTTTATTGTTTCTAACCTTGTTTTTTATTGTCTATTATATTTTTATTTTTGTGGAAGTGATGAGGCAAATTACTTCTTATAAAGAGGTGCGGCTGAATGTGATTATTGGCTCTTTTTGCGGGTATTTGTTGTTGAGTATGATTGCTTTGTTTTCGTATTTGTTGATAGAGTTGCTCTATCCCAATTCTTTTCATGGCATCAGTAAGGCTGTTGCTGAAATATATAACGAACTTTCTTATTTCAGTTTTATCACGCTCACGAGTATTGGTTTTGGCGATATTTATCCGATTACAGATATGAGTCGTTTGGTGGTGGCTTTTTTCGGAATGGTGGGGCAATTTTATATGGTAGCGGTGGTGGGTATTATTATTTCAAAATTTACAGCAAACGCTTCGTAA
- a CDS encoding LysR family transcriptional regulator, whose amino-acid sequence MNIQQFEYVLAVAELKHFEQAAEKCFVSQSTLSTMISRLEGEWGIKIFDRKTKPVTITHEGKKIIAQLKILRKELHALDTLLHEIKGAVVGELRIGVIPTIAPYLLPLFLSDFAAAFPNIQMIVEEQTTEQLQQALKNRSIDVGIAAIPLVDAELRELSLYREPFLLYCCCNDVLPEQITVDDIDYTKLWLLQEGHCLRTQVEQICKLSHIHHQKNINFEFKAGSIDSLIRFTRANKGITLLPYLATLDFKAQDRRRLSRFQSPMPARLVGLLVHEHFAKSNLVQILQQIIQGKIVPILPKNYNEILIKPL is encoded by the coding sequence ATGAATATTCAACAATTTGAGTATGTGCTGGCAGTAGCGGAATTGAAGCATTTTGAGCAAGCTGCCGAAAAATGTTTTGTATCGCAATCTACGCTCAGTACCATGATTAGCCGCTTAGAAGGGGAGTGGGGTATTAAAATATTTGACCGCAAAACCAAACCCGTGACGATTACGCACGAAGGAAAAAAAATTATTGCGCAATTGAAAATTCTACGAAAAGAGCTTCATGCATTGGACACACTATTACACGAAATAAAGGGAGCTGTTGTGGGTGAGTTGCGGATAGGCGTTATTCCTACAATTGCACCTTATTTGTTGCCTTTGTTTTTGTCGGATTTTGCAGCAGCTTTTCCGAATATACAAATGATAGTGGAAGAGCAGACAACGGAGCAGTTGCAGCAAGCCCTGAAAAACCGGAGCATAGATGTAGGCATAGCGGCAATTCCTTTGGTAGATGCCGAATTGCGGGAGTTGTCTTTGTATCGGGAGCCTTTTTTGTTGTATTGTTGCTGCAATGACGTATTGCCCGAGCAAATAACTGTTGATGATATTGATTATACCAAATTGTGGTTGTTGCAGGAAGGTCATTGTTTGCGCACGCAAGTAGAGCAAATTTGTAAATTATCGCATATTCATCATCAAAAAAACATCAATTTTGAGTTCAAAGCGGGTTCTATTGATAGCCTTATCCGGTTTACACGCGCCAATAAAGGGATTACTCTGTTGCCGTATTTGGCTACTTTGGACTTCAAAGCACAAGACCGCCGCCGTTTGAGCCGTTTTCAGTCGCCGATGCCTGCGCGTTTGGTGGGCTTGCTGGTACACGAGCATTTTGCCAAAAGTAATTTGGTGCAGATATTACAGCAAATTATTCAAGGCAAGATTGTGCCGATATTACCCAAAAATTATAATGAAATTTTAATAAAACCATTATAA